One Longimicrobium terrae genomic window, CACGCCACGCTCGCCAGCGCGCACGTGCTCTGGCAGGACGGCCATCTCCCGGAATCCGCCACCGCGCGCTTCCACACCCGCAGCGGCCTGCTGACCGCGCAACGCGACGGCGAGTGGATCTCCATGGACTTTCCCGCCAAACCCTCGCAGCCCTCGCCCGCCCCGGACGGGCTCGCCGAGGCGCTGGGCGCGGAGCCGGTCGCCATCGTGCGCAGCCACTTCGACTTCGTGGTGGAACTCGAATCGGAGGCCGTGGTGCGCGGCCTGCGGCCGGACCAGGCGCGGCTCGCGGGCGTGGAGGCGCGCGGCGTGATCGTCACCGCGCGGGGGGAGAACGGCGAGTACGACTTCGTATCGCGCTTCTTTGCGCCGCGCGTGGGCGTGCCCGAGGACCCGGTCACCGGCTCCGCGCACTGCGCCCTCGCGCCGTACTGGGCCGCCAGGCTGGGCCGCGAGCGGATGACCGGCTATCAGGCGTCCGCGCGCGGCGGCGTGGTGCGCGTGCGGGTGGAGGGCGACCGCGTGCACCTGGGCGGTCAGGCGATCACCGTGATGCGCGGCGCCCTGGTGGACTGAACGAGGAGGATCGGACGATGAACGACATTTCCAGCCACACAGGCCCTCCGCTCGCCGCCGCCGACGGGACGCGCGACGTGCCGCTTCCCGCCATGACCGTCCGCGAGGTGGCGGGACGGACGCAGGTGTCCAGCGGCGGGCCGTGGGAGGAATCCGTCGGCTACGTGCGCGCGGTGCGCACCGGCCCGCACATCCACGTCGCGGGGACGACGGCGACGGATCCCGAGGGCGAAATCGTCGGGGCGGGCGATGCGTACGGGCAGGCCCGGTACACCTTTCTGAAGATCCGGGCCGCGCTGGAGCTGCTGGGCGCGGGGATGACGGACGTGGTGCGCACGCGCATGTTCGTCACCGACATCGGGCGATGGGAGGAGTTCGGCCGCGCGCACGGGGAGTTCTTTGCGGGCGGCGGCGCCCGGCCCGTGGCGACGATGGTGGAAGTGGCCAGGCTGATCGACCCCGCCATGCTGATTGAAATCGAAGTGGAAGCGTATGTCGTTGCGCAATAACGACATGGGTCATTGCGGCGACTTCATCTGATTCCGTAGCAGGTGTAAGACTCTGGCGTGAGGCGGCGCCTCGTATTATCATGCCCCCCACGCAACTGAACGCCGTGTACGCGCCGCCCCCGTGCCTGCGGGAAGCCGTCGCGCGTTCGTATCCGCAACATGCACCCGGAGCGTCAGTTACACCCGCCGCAGTTCGCAGGCACGTCAGGCAGTTTCCGTTCGATTTCCCGGCCGCATCCGCATCCGGGGACCTCACCGAAAACGGCAAACCCGTCGAAAGCCGGGGACGCAAAGCCACGAGGCTACCGCGCGCGCTCCACGCGCCGCTACGCCAGTCGGGCCGCCGACGAGATCACGCAATGAAATCCTCGCTCTTCCCCGCCGTGCGCGTCGCCGCCACGGCACTGGCCCTCGTTGTCCTCGCGCTTCCCGCGAAGGCACAGGCGCCCACCGCCTCCATGTTTTCCGCCAGCGCCGGCCTCCTGAGCCCCCGGGGCCGCACCGCCGAGGCCGGACGCATGATGGTGCCCGTGCAGGGCATCACCCGCGAGCAGCTTCACGACACGTACACGCAGTCGCGCTCGCAGGGCCGCACCCATCACGCCATCGACATCCATGCGCCGCGCGGCACGCCGGTGATGGCCGTGGCCGAGGGCACCATCCGCAAGCTGCACATCAGCGGGCTGGGCGGCACCACCATCTACCTGATGGACGACGACGGCCGCACCCGCTACTACTACGCGCACCTGGACAGCTACGCGCAGGGGCTTCACGAGGGGCAGCGCGTGCAGCGCGGCGAGGTGATCGGGTACGTGGGCGATACGGGGAACGCGCAGCCGGGCGACTGCCACCTGCACTTTTCCGTGGCCATTCTGCAGAACCCGTCGCGCTGGTGGGACGGCGAGAACCTGAATCCGTACGACCTGCTCAAGCCCGTCGGCCGCTGAGCGTTGCCGGTTGATGAAAGCGCCCCGCCCGCATTGCCGGGCGGGGCGCTCGTGCGTCGTGGATGAACGGCGGCCCGCCGCGTGCAAAAGGTCCGCACAACCCTGGAGCGAGGAGACGCATGCGGCGGCTGGTGCTGTTCGACATCGATGGAACCCTGCTGAACGCCGGCGGTGCCGGCAAGCGCGCCGTGACGCGCGCGCTGCGCGAGGTGTACGGCGAAACGGGGCAGGTGGAGCGCTACAACATGGCCGGGCGCACCGATCCGCAGATCCTGCGCGAGGTGCTGGGGCAGGCCGGGCTGGACCGCGCGCGCATCGACGCGGGGATGGACGCGTTCTGGGACGTGTACATCCGCGTGCTGCGCGATACGCTGGATCCCGCCACCGTGCATGCGCTTCCCGGCGCGGCGGCGCTGGTGGACCGCGTGGAGTCGGAGAACGACACCGTGCTCGGCCTGCTGACGGGAAACGTGCTGGAAGGCGCGCGCATCAAGGTGGACGCGGCGGGGCTGGGCTTTGACCGCTTTCAGGTGGGCGCGTACGGATCGGACCACGGCGACCGCGCGGAGCTCCCCGCCGTCGCCGTCCGCCGGGCCAGGGATCGCACGGGCGTGGAGTTCTCGCGCAAGCAGATCGTCATCATCGGCGACACGCCGTTCGACATCAGCTGCGGCGAGGCGCTGGGCGTGCGGACCATCGCCACGGCCACGGGAACGTACAGCCGGGATGAGCTCGCCGAATGCCATCCGGATCATCTGTTCGCGGATCTGGCGGATACGGAGGCGGTGTGGAGGGCGATCGTGGATTGAGGGAAGTACGAAAGTGCGGAGGTACGAAAGTACGGAAGTACGAGAGTGCCCAGTGCTCAGGGTCTGGGGCCAGTGATGCACGTCGGGGTGCAAGCCCGAACCGCGTGAGCGACTGACGTTGCCGCTACAACGCGGGTGAAGCCTCCACGATACTGCTGTGAGCTTCACCCGCATTGAATCCGGAAAAGAAAGCCGGAGTCTGCGCTCGCGCTGAGGTCTCCCTTTCTCCCGCGGAGCGGGGGAGAGGGCCGGGGAGAGGGGGCTCTCTCCGACCGCGCGGCACCGTCCGGGACCAAGCTGAGTTGCAGTCCTCCCCTCTCCGTGCGGCAGTTTGCACGGGGAGGGGCCGGGGGAGGGGCCTCCCGGCCCGGCGCCGGGCGAGCATCCGTGACCGCGAGTGGTGGCTTCCGGGTCCTCGCGGTGTCGAACCGGATCGCGCAGATTGCACGGGCGGCTCCGGTCCGGTGCAGACGCGAAGGGCGCGCATTACTTTCCTCGCTCCAACCCCGCTCCATCCATCCAATCCATCCCTGGATCACCCGTGAAACCTCGCTTCACACTCCTGGCCGCCGCGCTTGCCGCGGGGTCGCTTTCCGCCTGCGCCGTGGCGCGTGGTGCGCCGGCGGACAATCCCCGCCTGGCGCAGCTGTACGAGCAGGACCAGGCGGACCGCACGGGTACGACGGTGCTGGGCCCCGAGGTGGACCGCCGTGACGCCGAGCGGCGGCGGGAAGCGCGCGCCCTGCTGGATTCGTCGAGGGTGCGCACCGCGGCGGACCACTACCACGCCGCCATGGTCTTTCAGCACGGGTCCGATTCCACAGACTTCCGCCTGGCGCACGAGCTTGCCAAGCGCGGTGAGGAGATGGGAAACGACCGGGCGCGGTGGCTGGCCGCCGCCTCGCTGGACCGCTGGCTGCTCAGCACTGGCCAGCCGCAGCGCTACGGCACGCAGTACCTGGAGCAGGGCGGCAGAACGTACCTGCAGCCCATCGACAGCACGGCGGTGACGGATGAGGAACGGCGCCGCGCCGGGGTGGAGACGCTGGACGGCATCCGCGCCCGGCTCGCGCGGGTGAACGGGACGGCGGAAGGCTCACTCGCCCCGCCCCCCGCCCGCGCGGAAGCGGATGAAGGCCCGCGCGTGGAACTGGTGGGGACGGTGGCGGATCTCGCCCGGCAGGTGCGCTACCCGGAGGCGGCGCGCGCGGCGGGAATCACCGGCCGCGTCCGCGTGCAGCTTACCGTGCAGCCGGACGGCACGGTGGGCGAGATCTTTGTCGTGGACGGGCTGGGGCACGGGGTGGACGAGGAGGTTCTGCGCGTGATGCGCGCCGCCCGCTTCACCAACCTCACCGGCGAGCCCCATGAGATCCGCATGGTCATCCCCGTGGCGCCCTGACCTGATCGAGATCAGCCGGGCGCTGGCGCAAAACGAACGAGAGGGCTCCCGCGCGGATTGCACGGGAGCCCTCTTTCATCGGTCAGGCGCGGGGCCGGCGGTCATTCCTCGCCGTCGTCCTCTTCCTCGTCGCCCGCTTCGTCTTCGTCGCCGTCATCCACCTCCGCGGCGAAGTCGCCCGGGCCGCCGGCGACCGCCAGCACCCAGGACGGCGGCGTGCGGCCGTGGCGCACGAACAGGCCGCGGAACAGCTCGGCGGCTTCGCGCACGGCCTGCTTGCGCCCGTCGTCCAGGCCCCAGAGCAGCAGTTCCAGCACGGCGGCCGCCTCCGCGGGCGGGAGCGCGTCGTCCGGGCGGCCGGCCAGCCCCTCGCGCAGGTCGCGGGCGTAGAAGCGCTTCCAGAGCCGCAGATTGCGCTCGTACGGAACCGAGCCGTCCACGAACTTCTTGGTCGCGCCCACCTTGGCACCGGCGCGCGCGGCCACTTTGCGCAGCGACGTACGCGCCACCTGCGCGCGCACGTGGTCACGGATCCGGTCGATGGACGGATCGGGTACGCGGTCGCTCATGCGGTCCTCCGGGGCCGGAGAACCGAGGCGCTGCGTGCACTTTGTTTAACTTGGTTTGGATTACACTCTACAGATTAGTGCCGCTTTTTGGGACAGGCAAGACGCGGAAGTGCCAAGTTCTGAACTTATACAGAATAGACACCCCGCCGTCCCCCCTGCCGCCGTCCCGCGCGTGGCCGATCCGGAGCGCCCGCGGTGGAAGAAAATGAGTGGATTAGCCACCTGTGGCGGATTCTGGATGCCTCGCGCCCGTCAGAGCAGGGTGAGCGCCGCCGTCAGCGCCGAAAGGAGCGCCGCCGCCGCCGCGAGGCCCAGCGCCAGCGCCGACCGCCGCTCGGCCGCGGCGCCGGTGGTGCGCGCGGACTCCGCGGCCGTGGCGCCCGCCGCTTCCACGGTGCCGCGCAGCTGGTCGATGCGGGTGAGCGCGTCGGCCTGGGCGCGCTGCACGCGCCGCAGTTCCTCCGTCATCGACGTCACCGCGTCCTCCACCTCCACCAGGCGCGAGGCGAGCGCCGACAGCTCTTCGTCCAGCTCCGGCCCGGGGCGCGCGGCGGCCAGCGCCGCCATGGACGCCGCGTCGCCGAACAGCGTCTGGTCCATCACCCGCTTGGCGCCCAGCACTTCTTCCATGCTGGATTCAAAGTGCCGCTGCCAGATGCGCTTTTCCGCGTCGTCGCCCGGCTCGGCGATGGCCATCTGCGCGGCCTTGAGCACGGCGTTCTTGATGTCGCCGCCGGTGCCGGGGTAGCGCGCCGCCAGCGCGCGGAAGTCCACGTCGTCGCCCAGCGGCGTCTTGCGGGCGTGGATCTGCACGCGCCAGATCATTTCCCGTTCGTCCGGGCCCGGCTGCTCGAACAGGATGTGCGTGCGGATGCGCCGCTCGAACGCCGGGTCGAAGTTGGCGGCCAGGTTGGTCGCAAAGATGACGACCCCGCTGAACTCCTCCAGTTCGCGCAGGAGGACGTTGACCACAGCGTTGGCCTCGCGCTGGTAGCCCTGCTCCACGTTGCTGAAGCGGCGCCCGGCGATGGCGTCGGCCTCGTCAAAGAAGAGCACGGCGTCCTGCTCGGCCGCGGAGGCGAATACGGCGGCCACGTTCTTGGCCGTGGCGCCCGCCCACTGGCTTTCCAGTTCGTTGTAGCGCACCACCAGGAGCCGCTTGCCCAGCGCGTGGGCGATGGCCTCGGCGCAGACGGTTTTGCCCGTTCCCGGCGGCCCGGCGAAGTTGAAGGCCAGCCCCAGCCCGCTTTCGTGCCGCTCGCCCAGTCCCCACTGGTTGAAGATCACGTCGTGCTTGCGGATCTGCACCAGCGCGTTGTCCAGCGAGCGGCGCGTGGCCGGCGGCAGGACGACGTCGGCGAACGTGCGGCGCGGCAGGTGCGCGGTGGCCAGGTCACGGCGGTCCTGCCCAAAGAGCAGGTCGCGCAGGGAGTTGCCCATGCAGGTGCTTCGGGAATCGGGTACGGCCGCCCTCGCGCGTGTCCGGAACGGGCATCGCGGGGCGGCTCAGCGCGGGTGGATTGCAAGAGCTTCGCCGGGGGTTGGTTTCCGGTGCTGCTCGTGCGGATGGATGCATGGAGAGCGGGGAACTGCAGAGCCGTGCGTTCCGGATGGTGTAGCGCGGCGGCTGGCAGCCCTCACCCCCCGGCCCCCTCTCCCGCAAGCGGGAGAGGGGGAGACCTCAGCGCCGGGGTGGGTTCGGCGCCGGGCGGCGGGCGCGCGTCCGGCGGCTGAAACCGCGCCTTGAAACGCGCGGCGTCCGCCTGCGCGGACTGCGGGTGTCGGTGCGATGTGGTTGAAGCCCCGATCGTGGACGCGTCAGCGGCCACGAGTCGGGGCTTTCCGCTGTTTGAGCGGCGGATTTATTCGCTCAACAGACTCGGCTTACGCGCCGGCCTCCGCTCCCGCGCACCAATCTCCGCTCCCGCGCGGGGATCTCCGCTCATGCGATGACCCCCGCTTCCGTACTGATCTTTGTCACGCGACGGCCTCCCGCCGCCCGCACCGAACTCTCCGCCCCAACAACCCTCCCCCAGTCTTTTTTGGGGGAGGGTGGGCGAGTAGTACGAGCCCGGGTGGGGGCCCGCCGTTGCGCCCCTACCCCTGCCGCACGCTCTCGCCCGCCATGATGTCCGCGGTCACGCGCTCCGTGAGCTCCTCCTCCGGCTCGGCAAGCCGCTTCCGCTTCCAGTCACCGCGCGCATATACGGCCAGCGTCACCAGCACGGTGATCGTGTACGTGATGGGGAACGCCCACCAGATCCCGCGCGACCCCATCGCCGTGTGCTTGCTCAGCACGTACGACAGCGGAAACTGCAGCACCCACTGCGACATCAGCGTCAGCATCATGGTCATCACCATGTTGCCCGACGCGCGCAGCACGCCCGTCATGCACAGCTGCGCGCCCAGAAAGCCCCATGACAGCGCGATGGTGCGCAGAAACACCGTTCCCGCCGCGATCACGTCCTGGTCGCCGGGCACGAAGAAGCCCACCAGCTGCGGCGCCAGCGCGAACACGATTACCCCGAACGCGGTCAGGATCCCGAAGCCCAGCCACGCCCCCAGCCGCCCGATTTGCGCCGCCCGCTCGATGTTGCCCGCGCCGATGTTCTGCCCCACCAGCGTGGAAACCGCCATCGACAGCCCCATCGCCGGAATCATCACCACCTGCAGGATCGTGCTTCCCACACCGTATGCCGCCACCGTCAGCGTGCCGAAGCTGGTGATCAGAAAGGTCAGCACCGTCAGCCCCAGCGCGCGCGCCGACTGCTCCACCGAAGCGGGCAATCCCAGAAAGAAGGCGCGCTTGATGTACGCCAGGTCCGGCCGGAAGTCGCGCCACGCCAGGTGCACACCGTGCCGTCCGCGCAGCAGCACGATCAGCGCGATCACCGCGGCCAGGCTCTGCGTGCCCACCGTGGCGACCGCGGCGCCCATCACGCCCATGGCGGGAACGGGGCCCCATCCAAAGATGAACAGCGGGTTCAGCGCAAAGTTCAGAATCACCGTCCCCAGCACGATCAGCACGGGAAAGCGCGCCTCGCCCACGCCGCGCATGATCGACTGGAACATGAAGAAGAAGAAGTTGAACACCAGGCCGATGAACGACATGCGC contains:
- a CDS encoding M23 family metallopeptidase, producing the protein MKSSLFPAVRVAATALALVVLALPAKAQAPTASMFSASAGLLSPRGRTAEAGRMMVPVQGITREQLHDTYTQSRSQGRTHHAIDIHAPRGTPVMAVAEGTIRKLHISGLGGTTIYLMDDDGRTRYYYAHLDSYAQGLHEGQRVQRGEVIGYVGDTGNAQPGDCHLHFSVAILQNPSRWWDGENLNPYDLLKPVGR
- a CDS encoding TonB family protein, with protein sequence MKPRFTLLAAALAAGSLSACAVARGAPADNPRLAQLYEQDQADRTGTTVLGPEVDRRDAERRREARALLDSSRVRTAADHYHAAMVFQHGSDSTDFRLAHELAKRGEEMGNDRARWLAAASLDRWLLSTGQPQRYGTQYLEQGGRTYLQPIDSTAVTDEERRRAGVETLDGIRARLARVNGTAEGSLAPPPARAEADEGPRVELVGTVADLARQVRYPEAARAAGITGRVRVQLTVQPDGTVGEIFVVDGLGHGVDEEVLRVMRAARFTNLTGEPHEIRMVIPVAP
- a CDS encoding HAD family hydrolase, whose translation is MRRLVLFDIDGTLLNAGGAGKRAVTRALREVYGETGQVERYNMAGRTDPQILREVLGQAGLDRARIDAGMDAFWDVYIRVLRDTLDPATVHALPGAAALVDRVESENDTVLGLLTGNVLEGARIKVDAAGLGFDRFQVGAYGSDHGDRAELPAVAVRRARDRTGVEFSRKQIVIIGDTPFDISCGEALGVRTIATATGTYSRDELAECHPDHLFADLADTEAVWRAIVD
- a CDS encoding ATP-binding protein, which gives rise to MGNSLRDLLFGQDRRDLATAHLPRRTFADVVLPPATRRSLDNALVQIRKHDVIFNQWGLGERHESGLGLAFNFAGPPGTGKTVCAEAIAHALGKRLLVVRYNELESQWAGATAKNVAAVFASAAEQDAVLFFDEADAIAGRRFSNVEQGYQREANAVVNVLLRELEEFSGVVIFATNLAANFDPAFERRIRTHILFEQPGPDEREMIWRVQIHARKTPLGDDVDFRALAARYPGTGGDIKNAVLKAAQMAIAEPGDDAEKRIWQRHFESSMEEVLGAKRVMDQTLFGDAASMAALAAARPGPELDEELSALASRLVEVEDAVTSMTEELRRVQRAQADALTRIDQLRGTVEAAGATAAESARTTGAAAERRSALALGLAAAAALLSALTAALTLL
- a CDS encoding RidA family protein — encoded protein: MTVREVAGRTQVSSGGPWEESVGYVRAVRTGPHIHVAGTTATDPEGEIVGAGDAYGQARYTFLKIRAALELLGAGMTDVVRTRMFVTDIGRWEEFGRAHGEFFAGGGARPVATMVEVARLIDPAMLIEIEVEAYVVAQ
- a CDS encoding PhzF family phenazine biosynthesis protein; translated protein: MPLKLVQVDAFADRMFSGNPAAVCLLDAPRDAAWMQSVAIEMNLSETAFLEPRGDEWGLRWFTPAVEVDLCGHATLASAHVLWQDGHLPESATARFHTRSGLLTAQRDGEWISMDFPAKPSQPSPAPDGLAEALGAEPVAIVRSHFDFVVELESEAVVRGLRPDQARLAGVEARGVIVTARGENGEYDFVSRFFAPRVGVPEDPVTGSAHCALAPYWAARLGRERMTGYQASARGGVVRVRVEGDRVHLGGQAITVMRGALVD
- a CDS encoding MATE family efflux transporter yields the protein MAQVQSRNLLEGPILGSLLTLAIPIAAANILQAAYQLNDAFWVGRLGGAAVAAVSVTTPVVFLTIAVGAGLAIAGSTLIAQYYGARNQEMVNHIAAQTLLMVVIVSAVLGTAGYIAAPSLLKLMGVAPEVYVGALGFMRMSFIGLVFNFFFFMFQSIMRGVGEARFPVLIVLGTVILNFALNPLFIFGWGPVPAMGVMGAAVATVGTQSLAAVIALIVLLRGRHGVHLAWRDFRPDLAYIKRAFFLGLPASVEQSARALGLTVLTFLITSFGTLTVAAYGVGSTILQVVMIPAMGLSMAVSTLVGQNIGAGNIERAAQIGRLGAWLGFGILTAFGVIVFALAPQLVGFFVPGDQDVIAAGTVFLRTIALSWGFLGAQLCMTGVLRASGNMVMTMMLTLMSQWVLQFPLSYVLSKHTAMGSRGIWWAFPITYTITVLVTLAVYARGDWKRKRLAEPEEELTERVTADIMAGESVRQG